Proteins from one Telopea speciosissima isolate NSW1024214 ecotype Mountain lineage chromosome 1, Tspe_v1, whole genome shotgun sequence genomic window:
- the LOC122671523 gene encoding glucosamine 6-phosphate N-acetyltransferase-like yields the protein MLNEISIKQGEERFQVRRLEISDKSKGFIELLQQLSICDFVSDEEFRARFQELKSHGDDHVICVIEDEQSGKIIATGSVFVEKKFLRNCGKVGHIEDVVVDSSARGLKLGQKIVSSLTDHARSVGCYKVILDCSIENKGFYEKCGFQHKSIQMARYFD from the exons ATGCTAAACGAGATATCCATCAAACAAGGAGAAGAACGATTCCAGGTCAGGAGACTAGAGATCTCAGACAAGAGCAAAGGTTTCATAGAGCTCCTGCAACAACTAAGCATTTGTGATTTTGTGTCCGACGAGGAGTTCAGAGCACGGTTTCAAGAGCTCAAATCCCATGGCGACGATCATGTTATCTGTGTCATCGAGGATGAACAATCCGGGAAGATCATCGCTACGGGTAGCGTCTTTGTGGAGAAGAAGTTTCTGCGCAACTGTGGGAAAGTGGGGCACATTGAGGATGTGGTCGTCGATTCTAGTGCTCGAGGGCTGAAATTGGGGCAGAAGATTGTTTCCTCTCTCACGGATCATGCTCGATCTGTGGGTTGCTATAAGGTGATTCTCGATTGCAGCATTGAGAATAAGGGTTTTTATGAGAAATGTGGGTTCCAACATAAGTCGATTCAGATGGCGAGGTATTTTGATTA A
- the LOC122671529 gene encoding glucosamine 6-phosphate N-acetyltransferase-like: MQNEVSTKQGEERFQVRRLEISDKSKGFIELLQQLSICDSVSDEEFRARFQELKSHGDDHVICVIEDEQSGKIIATGSVFVEKKFLRNCGKVGHIEDVVVDSSARGLKLGQKIVSSLTDHARSVGCYKVILDCSIENKGFYEKCGFQHKSIQMARYFD, from the coding sequence ATGCAGAACGAGGTATCCACCAAACAAGGAGAAGAACGATTCCAGGTTAGGAGACTAGAGATCTCAGACAAGAGCAAAGGTTTCATAGAGCTCCTGCAACAACTAAGCATTTGTGATTCTGTGTCCGACGAGGAGTTCAGAGCACGGTTTCAAGAGCTCAAATCCCATGGCGACGATCATGTTATCTGTGTCATCGAAGATGAACAATCCGGGAAGATCATCGCTACGGGTAGCGTCTTTGTGGAGAAGAAGTTTCTGCGCAACTGTGGGAAAGTGGGGCACATTGAGGATGTGGTCGTCGATTCTAGTGCTCGAGGGCTGAAATTGGGGCAGAAGATTGTTTCCTCTCTCACGGATCATGCTCGATCTGTGGGTTGCTATAAGGTGATTCTCGATTGCAGCATTGAGAATAAGGGTTTTTATGAGAAATGTGGGTTCCAACATAAGTCGATTCAGATGGCGAGGTATTTTGATTAG